The segment TCTGTTGCGCCGCGATTGCCGGCTTCCATGATGCCCGGGCCGCCGCCAGTCACGACCGTGTAGTGGGCCTGGGCCAGCCGCCGGCCGAGCTCCTGCGCCAGCCCGTAGTAAAAGTCCTTTTCGGTGAGGCGCGCCGAGCCGAAGATCGTCACCGTGCGCTCCAGGTTGGAGAGGAACTCGAACCCTTGCACAAACTCGGCGGCGATGCGCAGCACTTCCCAGGCGAGGCCGGCGTGGTGGTCGGCAAAAGCAAGTTGCATGCGCTGAATCGGCGATTTGCGCTCTTGGCGGGGGATGGATTTGGCGCTGTTCATCAACTGAAGTGAGCGCCCAATGTGGCGCAGTGTTTCAAAGCGTCGCGTTGCCCTGCCAACGCAGCCCGTTTTGACGGCGGACGAAGGTAAGCACGGTGAATGCCTCGCTAATGTCATCGAGGCTGATCAAGCCCAAGTAGCGCGAGCCGTCGAACACGGCGGCCAACTGTGCGCCGCTTTCCATCAAGATTTCGCGCACCTCGTCCAGCGATCTGTGCGCTTCGACGCGCAGGAAGTCACGCTGCATAATCTCGGTCACGTAGCGGTCAATGCTGTCGGTGGCCAGCGTGCGCAGCACATCGTTGCGGGTGATCACGCCGATGATTTGGTTGCCTTGCATGACGGCGAAATCGGGCTGGTAGCTGGTGAGGATGTATTCCACGACAGTGCTTACGCGATCGCCGATCTGCAAACTCAGGGCGTGTTTATTGTAAGCGTCCCCGACGCGCAGCGTGTTCAACACAGTCCGCGCCTCGGTTAAGCCGCGCTCCTGTCCGGCGCTGAAGAAGATGAACAGCGCGATCAACGTGAGCAAGAGCTGGCCGTTGGCGATGCCGAGGATGCCGAGGAGCACGGCGGAAATTTGGCCGACGGTCGAAGCGATGCGCGTGGCGCGCGTGTTGCCCAGGCCCATGGCCAACACGGCGCGCAAGATGCGCCCGCCATCGAGCGGAAAAGCCGGGATCAGGTTGAACACCACGAGGCTGATGTTGGCAAACAACAGCCAGATCAGCATGGTGATGAGCGATGGCTCGCGCAGCGTCACCAATAGCGCGTTCACATCTAGATTGACGCCGATGCCGCCGGTCGCGAGGAACAACAGGGCGGCGATGAGTACGTTCACCGCCGGCCCGGCTGCGGCAATCAGCAGTTCGTGCCATGGCTTCTCCGGGCTTTTGGCGATCAGCGCCACGCCGCCCAGCGGCAGCAGCACGATCTCGCGCACCGGTATATTGAAGAGTTGGGCGACGATGCTGTGGCCGAGTTCGTGCAGCGTGACGCAGGTGAAGAGCAAGATCATGAGCATCACGCCGAACAGCGCGCCCTCGAGAGGGTTGTCGGGCACGCTGCCGGCCCACTGTAGCGCGCCGAAGATCAGGATGAGGAAGAAGGTGGCGTGAACCTTGATGTCGATGCTGCGCACGCGCGCAATTTTGAATGACCAGCCCATAGAACTTGCTAGATGTTATCCTCCTTTCCTTGACCCAGGATATCCCCGTAGGTGGGCGAGGACGGATGAGCTTGTTGTTACGCTCGGCGAGCGATGCACGGATGGGAAATCGCGCGGAAGCATTCAAGGCGCCGACCTGCCGGCGGCGTAAGGCATGAACACATCCAGCAATCGGCCGGGGATGCGCCCGCTGAGCACCACGCTGCGTTCTTCGGGCAGCTCGCTGTCCACCGCGCCCTCGCGCCGGAAGAGCGCCATCAGATCGCCAGCTTTGTAGGGCAGCCGCACCCGTATCGGCACCAGCCGCTCGAACAGCACGGCTTCCACTTCGGCCAGCAGTGTATCCAGGCCTTCCCGGCGCAGCGCGGAGATGAAGATGCCTGCGCCAAGCGCGCCGGTCGCCAGGCGCCGGCGCTGCTCCGGCGTGAGCTGCTCGGCCTTGTTCAGCACCGTCACGACCGGCTTGGCACCGGCGCCCAGTTCCCTCAGCGTGTCTATGACCGTCTGGGCTTGCTCGAAGGCGCTGGGGTGGGTGATGTCCACCACGTGCAACAGCGCATCGGCTTCGGTCACCTCCTCCAGCGTGGCGCGGAAGGCGGCCACCAGTTGCGTCGGCAGCTTCTGGATGAAGCCGACGGTGTCGGTGAATAGCGCCAGGTGGCCATGCGGCAATCGCACGCGGCGCGTGGTCGGGTCGAGCGTGGCGAAAAGTTTGTCCTCGGCCAGCACGTCCGCCTTGGCGATGGCGTTGAGCAGCGTGGATTTGCCGGCGTTGGTGTAGCCGACGATGGCGACGACAGGGATCGCGGCGCGTTTGCGTTGCGCCCGATGTTGCGCGCGCTGTTTGCGCACCTCTTCCAGTTCGCGCTTGAGCCTGGCGATGCGTTCGTCTATCCGGCGACGATCGATTTCGAGCTGAGTCTCGCCGGGGCCGCGCAGGCCCACGCCGCCGGTGCCGCTGCGGCCGGCGCCGCCGCCGGCTTGCCGCGCCAGGTGCGTCCACTGTCGGGTCAGCCGCGGTTTGCGGTATTCATACTGCGCCAGCTCGACCTGGAGCGCGCCTTCGCGCGTGCGGGCGTGTTGCGCGAAGATGTCGAGGATCAGACCGGTGCGGTCCAGCACAACCACATCCTCGCCCAGCGCTTCCTCCAACTCGCGCAGATGGCGCGGCGACAGTTCGTCGTCGAACACCACCACGTCGAAGTCGAGCGCGCTGCGCCAGGCGATCAGCTCTTCCAGCTTGCCCGGGCCGATGAACGTGTTCGGGTTCGGCGCGTCCAGCGTCTGCGTGGTCTGGCCGACGACTTCCAGGCCGGCGGTCTTGCACAGCAGCGCCAGCTCTTCCATTGAGGATTCGAGTGGCAAACGCGCGCCTGCTCGGGCCCGGTAGGCGGGGTCTTTGAACTCTACGCCGACGAGAAAGGCTTTTTGAACTTCAGGTGTAGTCTCGTATTGAATTCGCGATCTAGGCATGTTTCTCTATGACGCCAGGTCAGCCCTTGCGTTCTGCTTTGTCTCCTCACCGGCGCGCGTGTGGGCGGTGATCTGGCCATGGGCGAGTAAGCGCATATGCAGGTCGCCCGCCGGCGCGTCGGGGCGTCCCTTTGGCCGCCCTGTCCGCAATGGTCGCAACCGGTGCGTTGTCCAGTTGCGGCCCCAACGCCGCGCCGGACGGCCAATTGCTGATGACCTGCATTGCGCGCGCGAAGGAGATGCCGGCGCGCCGCTGGGCGATCGTCCTCGCTTGGTGCAAACTCATCCAGGCGTCAACGTCTGAATGATAATCTCAATTCCGCGTTTGAGCATCTCCGGCTCAACAAGGCAGGAGATCAAGAGATGCGCGCCATCCTCACAGCCGTAGAAGAAGCCGGGGTGGACCAGCACACCGCGTTCGAGCAAATGCAAGACTAATGCCTCTTCGTCGTCCCAGCCCTGCGCGCGCGCGAAGAGATAGTACCCCCCCGTCGGGGGGCTGAGCGCGCAGGGCCGAGCAGCCGGCCAGCATCGCCAGCGCCATGTCCAATGATGCGCGAATGCGCCGGCGCATGGCGGCGGTGAACTCCGCGCCGTTGGCAAAGAGCGCCGGCAGCATCGCCTGGGTGAGCGAGTTCGCGCCCAAGTAGAGATCGTTGAGGATCTCCAGGCGCGCGCCAAACATCGCGGCGGCCGGTGCGTTCATGGCAATCCAGCCCAGCTTCAGATCGGGCAGGGCGAACATCTTGGAGATGCCGTTGAGCGTGAAGACCGGCAGCGCCGGGTGCAGCGTTGCAAACGGCGGCGTGTACGGCGCGCGGTAGGTGAAATCGGCGAACACCTCATCGCAGATCACCGGCAGGCCGAGCTGGTCGAGCGCGACGATCGGGCGTTGCACGATCATGCCGGTGGGGTTGTGCGGCGAGACGATTAACACGGCGCGAGTGCGTGAGTCGGCTTGCGCCAGCAGCGACGCTTCGTCTATCTGCCAGCCGCGCGATTCGTCCAGGCGATAGGCGCGCAGGGCGACGTGATGCGCAGCGGCCAGGTGCTCGAAGAGCGGATAGGTCACATCGGGCGCCAGCAAGTTATCGCCCGGATCGGCCAGCAGCGTGAACAGCAGGCTATAGGCTTCGCTGGTGCTGGCGGTGATGACGACCTGGTCTGGCTGCAAGCGGAGCGGGGGAATGCGGCCGAGGTAATAGCGGGCGATCGCCTCGCGCGCGGCGGGGAGGCCAAGCGGGTCGGGATCGTAACGCCGCGTCGCCCAGTAAGGCTCGGCGGCAGTGCGCAGCACCTGCGGCGGGAAGATCAAGCCGTGGTGCGTGGGGTTGCCGCTGGTCAGGTCGAGGTAACCGGACGACGCCCGGCGCGCGCGTTCGATGGCATTGGCGCTGAGGTCGGCGCCGGCGAGAAAGCCGGCGGCGGGGGGCCGAAGATAGCATATCGGATTCATGCGGTTCGGGGCGCCGCTTTCGGCAACATTCTACGTCCACGTCGCGCGCCGTTCCGCGGGCGCACCACGCTGCGCCGGTCGTCGGCGATGCAACGCGCCGCTGGGATGCGGCCGGTGCCGGGCTGCGCGGCGTAGGTCGATGCGTCGGTGTCGCGCCGCTGGTCAGCGCCACGGGGGCGCAGCGATTGGCGCCGGGGGCTGTTTCAAGACGCTGAACGCGCGGTGCTCCACAGGCTGCCGGTCGCCAATAGCGGCGTTGACAATGCCAACATTTCCGGCGTTCGCATCGTCAACGCCGCTGGCGTGGGGATGGCGGGTTTTGCCGCTATGGGCGGAGACGCCCAGACTCGCCGCGGTGGCGCAGCGCTTATGCCTGCCGCAGGGCTCGCCGGCCGCTGGGGAGCGCGCACAAACGCCTCCGCCGGAGCGCCCGCGACATCACACCGTTGGGCGGCTGTCAGCCTGATCAGCGAATTGCCTTCTCCGTCTGTTTGTCGAAGATGTGCATGTTGTCGAGGTTGAAAGCCATGCCCATTGTGTTGCCGACGCGGGCCTTGGTGCGCGGATCCACGCGGGCCAGGAAGGGCTTGTTGTTCGACGTCATCAGATAGACGATGACCTCGTTGCCCATCAACTCGGTGACATCCACCTTCGACTCCACGATGGCCTGGTGGATGCCGGGCG is part of the Candidatus Roseilinea sp. genome and harbors:
- a CDS encoding protease; this encodes MGWSFKIARVRSIDIKVHATFFLILIFGALQWAGSVPDNPLEGALFGVMLMILLFTCVTLHELGHSIVAQLFNIPVREIVLLPLGGVALIAKSPEKPWHELLIAAAGPAVNVLIAALLFLATGGIGVNLDVNALLVTLREPSLITMLIWLLFANISLVVFNLIPAFPLDGGRILRAVLAMGLGNTRATRIASTVGQISAVLLGILGIANGQLLLTLIALFIFFSAGQERGLTEARTVLNTLRVGDAYNKHALSLQIGDRVSTVVEYILTSYQPDFAVMQGNQIIGVITRNDVLRTLATDSIDRYVTEIMQRDFLRVEAHRSLDEVREILMESGAQLAAVFDGSRYLGLISLDDISEAFTVLTFVRRQNGLRWQGNATL
- the hflX gene encoding GTPase HflX; translated protein: MPRSRIQYETTPEVQKAFLVGVEFKDPAYRARAGARLPLESSMEELALLCKTAGLEVVGQTTQTLDAPNPNTFIGPGKLEELIAWRSALDFDVVVFDDELSPRHLRELEEALGEDVVVLDRTGLILDIFAQHARTREGALQVELAQYEYRKPRLTRQWTHLARQAGGGAGRSGTGGVGLRGPGETQLEIDRRRIDERIARLKRELEEVRKQRAQHRAQRKRAAIPVVAIVGYTNAGKSTLLNAIAKADVLAEDKLFATLDPTTRRVRLPHGHLALFTDTVGFIQKLPTQLVAAFRATLEEVTEADALLHVVDITHPSAFEQAQTVIDTLRELGAGAKPVVTVLNKAEQLTPEQRRRLATGALGAGIFISALRREGLDTLLAEVEAVLFERLVPIRVRLPYKAGDLMALFRREGAVDSELPEERSVVLSGRIPGRLLDVFMPYAAGRSAP
- a CDS encoding aminotransferase class I/II (possible pseudo, frameshifted), with amino-acid sequence MNPICYLRPPAAGFLAGADLSANAIERARRASSGYLDLTSGNPTHHGLIFPPQVLRTAAEPYWATRRYDPDPLGLPAAREAIARYYLGRIPPLRLQPDQVVITASTSEAYSLLFTLLADPGDNLLAPDVTYPLFEHLAAAHHVALRAYRLDESRGWQIDEASLLAQADSRTRAVLIVSPHNPTGMIVQRPIVALDQLGLPVICDEVFADFTYRAPYTPPFATLHPALPVFTLNGISKMFALPDLKLGWIAMNAPAAAMFGARLEILNDLYLGANSLTQAMLPALFANGAEFTAAMRRRIRASLDMALAMLAGCSALRAQPPDGGVLSLRARAGLGRRRGISLAFARTRCAGPPRLLLRL